The genomic segment ACAAAGTTGTACGTGCAAAGTCTAATGAATTAATCAATGACTTTACTAGGCTGCTGTCCGCAAATATATTCAAGAACAATCCAGAGAGTATGCAAAATAGTGGTTGGTCAGTTCTAGTCGAAACGATTACGTTTGTGTCTCTGAGCACTGTATCAGAGTGAATGTAATAAAGTAAGATCATCCACCTGCATCCGCAAACCTGTGTGGCCATCCAACCTGCCCTCACTGTTtatttccacagtggcaaagaTAGTATCAACAAATACCTCCTGCAGACCTACAAGGCTGAGGTCTGCCTTGGAGGGACTTGCCAGCCCTAGCAAGTGAATCCCTGCCTCAAGCTCACTGCGCACTTTAAAGGAACAAGAGTAGAGGGACAAGAAAACAGACCGACCAATTATGGAAAAACGTCAGCATGTGGTAAAATACTCCAGAACTCAATACCAACAGTAAAACATTCTGGGGAACGCTGGTGTGATTGTGTGGAACCCCAATCTTCTTACTAACATGTTAGACCAGATCAATGCTACTGCTCACCTGACTGGTTTCTACTCTTACCTGGGGAGTCTGAACCGCCTGCCTGCCCAGCTGCAGGAATCTGGGCTCCAGATCCCCATAGAGATTACAGCTGGCAGAGACTTTATCTCTGAAAAACCCAAAATTTATCTCTGACCACCAGAATTGGCTGACAGTCGGGAGAAGACTTACCTTCTTATAGGACAGCTCAGCCTGCTCAGAAGTAGAGTAGCTGACCCAGCCTTTAAACTTCTCTTTCACCTCTTTGAACAGGCCGTCCACACAGTCCTGGAGGAAGTGCTGGTAGTCAGTGGACTCGTGATTACTCAGGCGGCCCAGGGCCTCCAGGGTGAGGGGCTTCAGCTCTTGTTCAGTATAGGAATTACGGCAGCGGCTCATTTCGTCAGGAACCTGTGCAGAACAAGAGGGGCACAGAGGAGTTGAGTCCACCTGTCTGCGTCGCCAGGGAGGAGGCGGGGCAGACACCGCGGCCTGGACCCACAGAGGAGGTGCGTCCACCTGTCTGCGTCACCAGGGAGGAGGCGGGGCAGACACCGCGGCCTGGACCCACAGAGGAGGTGCGTCCACCTGTCCGCGTCGCCAGGGAGGAGGCGGGGCAGACACCGCGGCCTGGACCCTCAGAGGAGGTGCGTCCACCTGTCCGCGTCGCCAGGGAGGAGGCGGGGTAGACACCGCGGCCTGGACCCTCAGAGGAGGTGCGTCCACCTGTCCGCGTCGCCAGGGAGGAGGCGGGGCAGACACCGCGGCCTGGACCCTCAGAGGAGGTGCGTCCACCTGTCCGCGTCGCCAGGGAGGAGGCGGGGCAGACACCGCGGCCTGGACCCTCAGAGGAGGTGCGTCCACCTGTCTGCGTCGCCAGGGAGGAGGCGGGGCAGACACCGCGGCCTGGACCCTCAGAGGAGGTGCGTCCACCTGTCTGCGTCGCCAGGGAGGAGGCGGGGCAGACACCGCGGCCTGGACCCTCAGAGGAGGTGCGTCCACCTGTCCGCGTCGCCAGGGAGGAGGCGGGGCAGACACCGCGGCCTGGACCCTCAGAGGAGGTGCGTCCACCTGTCCGCGTCGCCAGGGAGGAGGCGGGGCAGACACCGCGGCCTGGACCCTCAGAGGAGGTGCGTCCACCTGTCCGCGTCGCCAGGGAGGAGGCGGGGCAGACACCGCGGCCTGGACCCTCAGAGGAGGTGCGTCCACCTGTCTGCGTCACCAGGGAGGAGGCGGGGCAGACACCATGGCCTGGATCTAGGCAGGGCACACATCTTCCCAGATGATGGAAGAGCATCTCTGCCGATTGTGCATTTATAAACAGACCACCTCCATAAATGTATCACTTTTGGTAGTTAGAATAGTGGGCTAATAAGTTACATTAATTAAGCAAATTTCTCAGATGCAGAGTGTTAGTTCAGGCCATTTGTTGCTCATAAAGGAATATTCTAAAGTTGGGCAATTTCATTAAACATGAACTCTAACAAGCTTGTATGTTATAATATATGAATAAGATGATCTCAAGCTAGGGATATAATCTCCAGTGGTGGAAACAATCTTTTGGTTAAGACATGAAGAAGTATCAAGCCTAAGATTTTGTACCTGTTCACATCATCCTTAACTAAGGACCCAAGCTTCTCAAACCCTTACCTGGAACAGCTTCTTGCACTCAGCAATCATATGGGCCAGCCCTTGAGTGGCAGCTAGGTTTTCATTCAAATCTTTCTGATCTGGTTTGCCCagactttgttttctttgcattACCCTACATAGAAGAAACGCAGGAAAGAAAGGactcaaatatttatatactTGCAATCAAGGTATTATCCAGAGAAGACAAAGGAGgggaaaagaacatttttctggaGTCTACTTGTTGTTAAGTGGTTTAAGAGAGCTTTTAATTTGGACACCTGTGGCTCTCAGAGTTTTATCAACGACATAAAGAAACACTAAAGAGATCTGTTCACATAATGAAATCCAGGTGATATAAAGACATTTTGTTCAGTCTTTGTTTCTAACTTAAACAGGTGGCTTGTGAGGTCTCTGTAGGCATggtggggaggaagaggcagCTCTGGAAGGGTGTGGGGTGGGAGTCACTGGAACATGGAGTGAAAGTGCCCCTGTTCTTAACTGTTTAAATATACAGGATCCCATCCTCCTGGAGGTGAGAGACACATCTACAGTTTCTTACCGGTTTTATCTTAACCTTATCGGATCTCCCACTTCTACTCATCTCTCATTCTCCATCCCACTGCCACTGGAATGCCCCAATAGAAGCTTTTAGAACTACaataggacctctgtaagttgaccacccaagggacggtAACAAAGTGGTCACAATGcgcaggtggtcaacataaggaactaggcctgctctACTGAGATGcacatggggtgcatgtctggtctgtcaaaattaggtcaacctaaggaggtggtcagtgtggggaggtggtcaactagggaggTTCTAATGTagttaaaaagatatttaaacatGAAGTGGCTTTCAGAAGCAAAACTAACTTCAACTAGCCCAGGTAGGTCCCACAGCTCTAGCTAAGAGATAATATGTACTGTTTAAGCTCCTTTAGGGCTGAGGAAAAGGATCAGCAGGTATAAGCCCAGTTAGTGCCCATTTTTCTCATATGTTCCCCTAGAAGGGCTTTACATGAAATTGTCATAAAAGTACAAAGCTAGAATTCCCTGTCACCTCTTCCCGCCAGATATAGGCAAATTGCTTACTCAATTAACTTCCCCTACGTCTCCCTTTCCTTATATGTCAAAAAGATGCTCACAGTGTCTTCATCTCCTAATTGTTTTGggaattattattactattattatttttgagacggagtctcactctatgccctgggtagagtgctgtggcatcatagctcacagcaacctcaaactctacggctcaagtgatccttttgcctcagcctcccaagcagctgggactacaagtgcccaccacaacaccggctagtttttctatttttagtagagatggggtcttgctcttgttcaggctggtcttgaactcctgagctcaggtgatccacccacctctgcctgcaagagtgctaggattgattataggtgtgagccaccaagcccaggccTGTTTTGggagttaaatgagataatgaatgaaAAGGGCATCATTCTGTGCCTGATACAGAATAAGTGCTTAGTAATGATCAGCTTGTGTTATTTTTCGGATTTCCTGACTTTCTACACAGCTACTCCAAACTTATTATTATGTGTGTTGTAGGCAGGAGTTTTGCAAACAACTGGCTTCAGCCAGACCCCAAATAGAATCACCCCTGAAGCTCAACACTATTCTTAGTTCTTTTAGGCTATTTCCTTTCAACTTCCCCCACAGGCCTGGAGTTTGGCTTTACTGACCATGCAGAGTTCAAGGTAGCAGGAGTCTTAATCTCCATCCAGTTTTTAAGGCCAGTAACTTGCATGACTCTTTGCTGGCAGAAGGAACGTTGCTTTTACTAGACTTGCCTCAAGAACAAATACTTGCCACGCAAGGTAGGGATCCAAAACTTGCTCTCTCACAATTCTGGTTGTTATCAGATGGTCTAGAAAGTCACTGCCCCAGGGCGGAGAGAAAAGGCAGAGGTGTGGTGGAGGGGCATGGGCTGTGCGTGAAGGTGGTCTGATTGGTTCAGGTAAAAATCCAATAAAATCACAtaacaggcaccacccaaccgaCCTGTACCTTGGGGAGGAATTCTCTCTCTTCAGGGTGTTGAGATGGAAGAGTGAAGGCGCTAAGCACACGGCCAGGTTGGTCGGCGTCATCTGGTTTTCTTTCACAGCTGCTGTGACATCGCTCAAGAAATAAAGAAGCGTCTGGAGAACCTCCCGGTTGTCGTCAGGAAGGAGCATCACGGCGGCCTTGATGGCCTGGAGGCGCTGGTCCTTGGGCACATCTGCGGGACACCAGCATTTCCCCCATCAACCTGGTGATTTTCCACACACATCGCAAGGAAACGTCCCAAAGTAAATACCAGCATCTCATACCTCCGCCCGTACTGAACAAGCACTCGCAGAAAACGTACTAACTAGAGGTTAGGATGGAAAAAATTATGAATGGCCGCCGGTGTCACTGCCCTCAAGTATTTCCTGCCTGGTGGAGgagttaaaaaattttaaacacccACAATACCAAAACACTCTTAAATCTACCTCAGAGTAGAGCTCTGAGGAGGCCTGTTCTTTTGGTTTACagaacagtttttttctttcctgagcatttttttaaaaattggcagtTTACCAATCTCAATTACTGCAAACATTATACCCTTGATACTTCTGTCTTGTATCCATGGAGAATCTTATTCACAGTATATTCCAGAGGATAAGAACCGAACACTCTTTGCCTCAACTATAAAATCTATAGTATGTTGGAGGACTTTCCTAAGTTTAACTGATTTGCTCATCCTTGAAATGCCCAAAGTTAAGTTGCTAAATTATTCCACCAAATTAAACAACAGGCATACTGAACTAGTAATTCTTGAGTCTTTTGAAGGTAGGGAGAGGCTGTTATAAAATTGCATATAGAGATGTCAAAATACAAATGCAAATCAGCCCATACTATAATCTACACATAGGAAACTTGACCTTCAGGTCTCCCTTACTTGACACATGTTTTAAAAAGCACGTGGTGGAAAAAATCAAGTCACTCAGACACAGCTCCATAGGACAACCTGATTAAACAGCTCCATGGTTACAGTACATAACAAATACCTTGGCGGGGAAAATGTGACCTGTGTTTTCATAAAATATGAAAGGATGAAACAACTAATGAAATAATCCAGACCAGCTCCATGTCTCATAAAATAAAGTCCAATACGCCAGTTCTCAAGACAATTTGATCGCTAAGAGAGGCTGCTTTTAAATTACATTGCTGTAATACCGCACGGAGCCAAGAAAAACACCAGGCTGTAAAAGCTACAATCCTCATCTTGATCATTAATTTAGACAACTGTTTGCTTTAAGCTTTACATAAAAGTGAGAAGGGCTTGGCTATTGTTTTCCCAAGTATTTCTGGCAGAGGCTGGGATGAATAACAGAGAaagattatttattcattttatagcaAGACAGAACACACGGGCACCTGTGAAATTTTAAGCACAACAGCCATGCTAGAGAGGCTGTGAAGCAACTGAAATGTCTACAGAAAAGGTGGGACAAGAGATCTTGGTATCTAATCTTTACCTGAGCATCTCAGATAACACTGGTCTAGAAGCAAATGAGAGAACGAACTGGATCAGGATGTAAAAATGAACAACCGCTCCAGTCATTACCGACCGGGGAGTTTATTTTCACATCATTCTGTAAGTAGACAGAACTACCTGTcccaaggaggaagggaggaaattgATGACATGTGTCATCAAAGAACAACATCAAAGGAACCGAGGCTCCAGTGGTTCCCACTTTCTCCCAGCACCACCAGTCCTAAGATCAAAGAATGCTCACACTGGTAGATCTGCAGAAAGGTTTCCGAGAGCTTGTTCGTCATGAGCGGCTCAGGAAGGTCTCGGAAGTACTGCTTCAGCATGTCTGCCACGTCGTAAGCAGACTGTCCCTCGTAGTTGACACAGTCTAGGGCACCTTCATTCATCTGGCGCAGAGCCTGAATCCGGGATTTGACCCCCGATTTTCTGAAGAGCCCAACCTTGTTGGAAGAGAAACATTCCATTAACTGTCAGGAGCACTGAGCTGGAAGCAGCTCCTTCAGAACAAGGTCAGATGAAGCGCCGTGTATGGCGGTGGCACGGGCAGTGGTCCTCACCTGGTCCAAACAGTGGTTCCGGAGGTAACGCATAGCCTGCAGGATGCTCTGGGGTAGGGGCTGCCCCGTGCGCTGCACGTTGACCGTCAGAGGCACCCCAAACACATGCCGGTCCTTGTAGTCTGGAACCTTGATCCTTTTCATGAACTTGGGCACAGCCCTGTTTAAAGAACAGGGTGGGGATAGGAGTGAGGTAGGTTAACTTGTCCCTCTACACCTGTCTTATAGCTGCAGGAGAAGCCTGTGAACAGCATAGCAATTTCAGTTCAGTAGTACCAGCCACATTACAAGGGCTCCCACCCCCTCTCATTTGCTGCCAGTAGCTCCTGTACTAGGCTGTGCACATATTCCGCCGCTCAGAGTGGCCTGTTGGACAATGCTATTCTAGACTAAGAGTTGGGGTTGTGAGGCCCAGACACATCTCCTCAGTTGGGGTTGTCCTTCTACTGTTGAACTTGAGAGCTGGGGTCTACCGTCTTAGGGAGCTCATTAACTTCCTCACAAAATGGCAGAAGTCAACATTTCATATGTGCTTCTGATAGAGTGTGAAAAAGAAGCTCCTATTTCTCTTGAAAAAGGGACAGAATCTCCTCTGAGTGCTTGATGAGCTCCAAAGTATTGAAGGCCACAGTGTTCAGTGGACACTGGATGGGAAAACAGCAAACACACCATGTTAGTCTAACAATGGCAGAAGCGACTCCAGAGCTCAACGGCGAATGACCAAAGTCAAAATAAACTCTCCTTCTGATGTTCCTGGAGAATATAACATCTTTAGGTTTCTAAGGGAGGATGGAAAAGGCACAAGGGGAGGTCTGTGAGCCTATCCCAGCCTCCCGAGTCCTGAAAGCAggtcttcccctcccccaggcccagCAGTATAAGCACCAGCAGGAAACTGATGTCATGCGTTGAGGCTGTCAAGTAGAAACTTCAGCTCTCCAAATGACCTCTCGGAATGGGACAAGAAAGGGCAAGGCCAAACAGGAAAAGAACTCTGAGCAGAATTTCTCCGTGTTCCACAGATCCCACAATGCGAGGCTTTTACATTTGGTTTCGACTCACTGGAAAAACTGACCAGAACTCAAGAAGTTATTATGGACTTTGAGATTCTTGAGGGTTTGGTGgcaaggggggaggggggagcgaTTCAGAAAGGAGAATCTAAAATATGCAGTTTTAAATAGCCAGCAGGGAAAATATTACTCCAAGCACAGAGGATCTCTGCAGAGCATGGCCACTTTGGAGCGCTTACCAACAGCCATGGCACGGTACTGTTTATAGCTCCGGAAAAGGTATAAAGCACAGCACAGAGCCCAGTTTGTAGCTGCATACAGTTAAGTATATGGTATCACGGCTGTAAGTGTGCATAATACTTGCTTTGTCGGGGGAGAAAGGCCCAGCAGCGGAATGTGGAAAGAACACATTACGATTCCCACCGAGAATCTGAAGCATGTGAGGATAAACCGGTCAATACTTATTTCTGTCATTCAGAACAAACAACTTCTGTATTTAGCAAGGCTCACATAATAACAGCCTTTGAACAGGAGGTGCTTTGATGCTGAAGTTAAACTCACTATGAGTCCTCGGACAGGAGGAGTTGGAGAGGGAAGGAACAGTTACGTTGCTTTACCAATGTAACTGGGGTTTGCCACACAAATGGGCTGCTTCTCCGTTTGTGTAAAACACAATTATGCAACGGGGCAATAAAAGACTTAGATTATTTTAAAGATGGAAGACCACCCCGCTGACACTGCAGAATGCACTCGGATGTCAATCTAAAGACCTTTTTCCGCTTTGTACAAATAGCAGAAAAATTAAGAGGTGTATAGATTTTAGGTCACGTTCACAACCCATCTCGCCTAAGATTCTATGTGTCATATTATACACCAgggctatatttttaaaaataatcaggaaCAGgagcgacgcctgtggctcaaaggagtcgggcactggccccatatgccagaggtggcgggttcaaatccagccccggccaaaaactgcacacacacaaataataataataataataatacgaAGAATCAGGAACAATTCGCCTAATACATTTTATCATTATCGATATTTTAGTCTATATCTCAGTGTAGTGAATTCCTTACATGTACTATTCCATTTGAGAGTCTTTACtgggaagaaaaaacataaaCCCCTTTGTGCAGGTAGGTCTCCAAGTGATTCTGCAAGTACTTGCATGCAAAATGATTTCTCCAAATGTGCATCGATGGGGTTATAAGGCCACATACTGTACAGCAAGCATTTTGGAGATGGTCTCATAAtatcttaacatttttctttctcccttctatAAATACAAAGTGATACTGCACATATATTTACCTACCACGGGGAAGGAGGCGCTATTCCAGGTGATGTTAAGAGCAATGCATTCTCATCCCACCCCATCAACTGGCAATTTGTCACTCAGAGAACTGAAAACTCCATTAAGCAACCCATACTGATAATGCCCTAAAACTGCCCTAGCTTTTGCAGTGTCACACGGGACCTGAGGAATGCAGAGACTGATTGCTGTAGGATGACAGGCTAAAGATACTCATCAATGACAGACCTGTCATATGCTTAGCATGGGGACAGCCTCAAGGAGCTGACGGAAAGTATCACTTTCAATGACAGTTTAAACTCTCACCAGCTGAAACCATGCTTGTTGGAGGGGGTGTATTTTTCCAGCAGGGCCGTTAACTTCAGGAGCGAGTATTTCTGCAGCAGGTTCATCTGGGCCACAGACTGGCAGTTTATCTGCAGCGACACGGAGTTCAGGCTGGGCCGGTGAGAGCTCTGGAAACTGTGCCATCTCAGTCTGTGCCTGTGAGAGAAGAGGCCGGGGAGTGAGCACGAGGCTTGTAACAGGTGGACATGAAATCAGCAATGCACTGCTCGCTGGCATCTTAGGTTACAAACTGAGAGGACTCAATTCCTATATCCCAtccatttcctttcctcctcccccttaaCACACAAcagaaaatttaccattttagcatttttcttttttaaagagcgAAGGCCTTGCTCTGtagtccaggctggagtgcagtggtgtcatcacagctcactgctgcctcacaactcctgggctaaagccaccctcctatctcagcttcctgagtagctgggaccactagcccccaccaccacgcctggctttcATCTTCACCATttgtaagtgtacagttcagtggcactGAGTCCATTTACATTGTTTGTGCTACCATCAGAAGCCTCCGTCTCCCAAATTCTTTCCATTCTTCCCCATCTGGAACCCTATACCCATTCAGTAACGTCCATTCTTTTTCAATGTTGGCATTTCCTGGTCTGACACCTTCCTTAGGAATTCGAAAGACTGGAAATTGCCAGACTTAATCTCATTTCCTCCCACAGAACAAGTGGAAGCAGTCTCCTTCTCATCCTCTCTCCCCAGtctggagggaggagaaaggctCTTACCTGGTGGACCTGGTCAGGGACGCCCCAACCCCAGAATCCCTTCGCTCCGGGATGTCGGAGGGCTCTTCGGGTTCGTTCAGGGAGTTGCCCGTGCTGTCCAGGTCACTGGGTGTGGTGCGATCGTTGTCCACATCCAGGTGTATCTGTTTTGGAGAGGATGGGCAGGGAGAGACTGAGTCCAGGGCCGAATCGGAGTCTCCCTCATCCGAAAACTTCTCCGACCACTGATTGACTATACGTTGCATCCCTTTCACGTGGTAGAGAATGTCGTCCAGCTCTGGGAAGATGTCCTCGTTCTCCAGGTCAGCCAGGTCTCCTGAACTGGAATAGAGGATGGAGCCCGGCACGTTATCGTAGATGCTGAGACGGCTGCTCACAGAGCTGGAGGAATTGCGCCTCTTGAGCTCCTTGGGGCTGTCGCCGCTGTTTTCCCTCCTTAGGCTGATATGGCCAGAGCCGTGGAAGCTCCCTGTCCTCCAGTTCACTGAGCTGTTATTCCCTGAGGGGGAGAAACTGCCATTGGAGAGGGCCTTAGGGAAAGTGCCAGGCTTGTGATCTTCGGGGATATAGAACACGGTGTCCTCTGGGTAGCTCTCGCGGTTTTTAAAGTTCTGTTCCATTACGTTGTTAAACGTCGACTGGTTGAAGGGATCGAAGCCCTCTAAATACATGCCCACCCGCTTGTTGCAGGCACTGAGGCTCCGGGTCCTGGTGACGGGGCTAGGTGTGCTGACGGCGCTGCTGGTCTCCgactggctgctgctgctgctggtctgcGTGGAGTTGGAGACGCTCCTCTTTCGTACCATGGGGACGTTGATGCGGTTGCCGTTGAGGGCTGAGATCTCCACGCAGTTCAGCTGCTTCAGCTTGTCCTCATCCACCCCCTCGTGCAGAATGGGCCCGCTGATAACCAGCCCCAGCTTGGCAGGTGCTTTGTGCTTGCTGTGGTGGGAGCCCTTGAGCTTCAGGCTCTCCATCCGTTTCAGCAGGCTGCGTGTCTTGGACTTGGTGCTTTTCTCATGGCCTTTCATGCTGAAGCTGAAGCTGGACAGTTCCTTGGGAGAGGGCAGGCTGCAGAAGGAGTCGTCATGGCCTGCAAAGTTGCTGGAGGAGCAGACGCTGGTGACCGAGTTAGTCCGGGGGGTCATGGTGTCCTCGCTGGGGGGCACGTGGCTGGGGAGGCTGCTGGTGCTGCTCAGGCTGCGGAAGGAGGACACTTCCTGGCACTCCACAAGGTCCATCAGCATGTCCCCGGGGCTCGCAACATCCTTCAGGTGAGAATCATCTGGGGACCCAGGGATCGGGTCCTCCTTTGGAGAAAAGACATCAAACTCTTCAAGCCGGGACCACCTCTTGCTGTCCCTCTGGAAAGTCCATTTGCCACTTATGGCACAAGGCTCGTCCTCATCTGAATCGTCACTCTGTAAGATAGAAATAAACCATTCACAGCCCGGGGCCGGCAGCCAGCACGGAGTGGGTGTGTGCGAGGGCCAGACAGCTCAGAACCCCGCCACAGTCCATTCCCCCTTacactttcttacttttttttttaataacaaagatgtatttaaaagaattttaacagGAGAAAGCATGACCAAACGCTGCAAGCTAAATAAGAGTGATTTTATGGAAACTCCAGGATCTATAGGCCGTTCTTTAATTGTTCACAGAGGAAACCTCTGAGATCGGTGAAAATTCCAGGCATGCTAAATATTTTGAACTGGAGTCAGCAACCAGTGGAACTGCCTCTGGATGGCCTCCAGTTGTGCTGTCTGCTGTTAGCACGTGTTTATATTACCCTTTGCAATTAAAAAGGTAGTTTTCAAATACTAAGGAGAGTGGTAACTGAAATCTCCAGCCACTCTAAACATTCACGAGATCTCCTAATGGACTAATGGGGAATAAGGAGAGCCATCCCTGGCTTCCGTCCCCTCTGTAGCCTCTTCCCTGTTCCTCATTTTCTCCTCCCCCACCAGACACGGGAGCTAGAGCCCAGGCCACAACTGTCCTGTAAAGTTTCAACCTCAGACCTGCCCCAGGCCATTTAACAAGGCTTCCCAAATACCCAGCCCCGACAGCAAAGAACATTCCTAAACACCAATCCATCTTTGCTGGTCATGCCTAATTTATGTACGGGACTCACGGATATGCTGTCACACAGACTATTGCGTCCTAGTCTTTTGGGTGGGGTATCAAAAGGCCCCATTGAGTATGACACATATCTTTCTCACTGGCGTGGAAAATATCCTATGACTTGAGTTTCACAGGACAATGGGTAGACGGTGTGAAACGCTAATTTGCAAGAAAGACCCTTTTGCACAGCTCAGTGAGTGCTGAGGTCCCAGTTCATCTGTTTAAAAGGTTTAACTCCTCTAGAAGACAACCTTTCGCAGGTCACGGACTCCAGGATAATTAAAATTTGCACTCTGGACAGTCAGAGAATTATGTTCTTTGACCAAACTTATCCCTGTTTACTCTAATTTGAGACATTCACTCCCAGCACTACACCCACCTCTTCTCCTAAGATCTCATAAAAAAGGTCCTCACAACTCAGATGCAGAAGAAAATACCACCCCAATTCACTTATGTGCCACCATTTGACTAAAATGTGTGGGATTGCCTGTCTTCTCCTCCCCAgactcctttcctccctccaaaACTCTTATTATTCTTCAATATTCTACCTGCCAGCCTTCAGGTTCATCTCTACAGTTTGGGAAGACCAAAAGGTTTGAAAAgaactttagttttattttatctaGAGAGCAATGCAAAAATGCAGTGGGATTCCCTAAACCTCATCCCTTTATTATGCAACAGGCATTAGTTTATTAGGCAACATAATAGGTGATCTGTTCAGGTTGAAAACAGTAGATGGAATAATTAATTGGCCAGCTACATAAGGTTATACAGTTTTTGGTAAATTTGACTAGATTGTAACATCGAAAATACAGATGCTTGCAGGACTAGAAAATAAGGATCTGAGAAATAAAATCCATTACAAAATACACCATCCAGTTTTTGGTTCTCCCCTTTTCCGCCCACCCTtgctatataatttatatactcaCTCTTTTCCGATGAGGACTAATTTCAAGCTTCATCACTGCACATTTGTTTAAAGTATTTAGCCGCCTACAGAGCAAAGAAATAGTATTAGCCAAAAAAGCCAACAACTCATGGATGGGAtagtttttttcaaataattaaccCACTTCATGTAGTTTTCTTTGAACCTATTGATATCTGCAATctagaaaagcatttaaaaaaacttccttagggcggtgcctgtggctcagtcggtaaggcgcaggccccatatactgagggtggcgggttcaagcccggccccggccaaactgcaaccaaaaatagccaggcgtt from the Nycticebus coucang isolate mNycCou1 chromosome 24, mNycCou1.pri, whole genome shotgun sequence genome contains:
- the DLC1 gene encoding rho GTPase-activating protein 7 isoform X4; the protein is MGDPEAQVMARPPRAPLRRSFSDHIRDSTARALDVIWKNTRDRRLAEIEAKEACDWLRATGFPQYAQLYEDLLFPIDISLVKREHDFLDRDAIEALCRRLNTLNKCAVMKLEISPHRKRSDDSDEDEPCAISGKWTFQRDSKRWSRLEEFDVFSPKEDPIPGSPDDSHLKDVASPGDMLMDLVECQEVSSFRSLSSTSSLPSHVPPSEDTMTPRTNSVTSVCSSSNFAGHDDSFCSLPSPKELSSFSFSMKGHEKSTKSKTRSLLKRMESLKLKGSHHSKHKAPAKLGLVISGPILHEGVDEDKLKQLNCVEISALNGNRINVPMVRKRSVSNSTQTSSSSSQSETSSAVSTPSPVTRTRSLSACNKRVGMYLEGFDPFNQSTFNNVMEQNFKNRESYPEDTVFYIPEDHKPGTFPKALSNGSFSPSGNNSSVNWRTGSFHGSGHISLRRENSGDSPKELKRRNSSSSVSSRLSIYDNVPGSILYSSSGDLADLENEDIFPELDDILYHVKGMQRIVNQWSEKFSDEGDSDSALDSVSPCPSSPKQIHLDVDNDRTTPSDLDSTGNSLNEPEEPSDIPERRDSGVGASLTRSTRHRLRWHSFQSSHRPSLNSVSLQINCQSVAQMNLLQKYSLLKLTALLEKYTPSNKHGFSWAVPKFMKRIKVPDYKDRHVFGVPLTVNVQRTGQPLPQSILQAMRYLRNHCLDQVGLFRKSGVKSRIQALRQMNEGALDCVNYEGQSAYDVADMLKQYFRDLPEPLMTNKLSETFLQIYQYVPKDQRLQAIKAAVMLLPDDNREVLQTLLYFLSDVTAAVKENQMTPTNLAVCLAPSLFHLNTLKRENSSPRVMQRKQSLGKPDQKDLNENLAATQGLAHMIAECKKLFQVPDEMSRCRNSYTEQELKPLTLEALGRLSNHESTDYQHFLQDCVDGLFKEVKEKFKGWVSYSTSEQAELSYKKLSEGPPLRLWRSTIDVPASPEEILKRLLKEQHLWDADLLDSKVIEILDSQTEIYQYVQNSMAPHPARDYVVLRTWRTNLPKGACALLLTSVDHDRAPVVGVRVNVLLSRYLIEPCGPGKSKLTYMCRADLRGHMPEWYTKSFGHLCAAEVVKIRDSFTNQNTETKDTKSR
- the DLC1 gene encoding rho GTPase-activating protein 7 isoform X2, yielding MSVAIRKRSWEEHVTRWKGQPFNSDACDTACHHGLGADSSQGRMEKDVAPNVDRKEKCVSLPDCCHAPELRDYPGRPMGHISREVDNNDHRESEDQFLSLEASTETLVHVSDEDTDSDLHLIDDKQILTTQGQKPSGRPITEGAGSLIKTQPIVESHKDSPDSWGTADLALVEPSGARKVVDTISKSLELYRDINLSEIKDAPKLNAFDSLTVKDIVPEKQLLNSAVIAQQRRKPDFPEDDIESHTCRAVQDEFLAVPCTDRGLSLLKADFGSCLLQPSSCPSGMSAKSVLEKRGFSEHQNQRPPEVKPEGDTQCLHLGETPATHESTDNQVTLRRRKEVREDRDRARLDSMVLLIMKLDQLDQDIENALSASSSPSSTPTNLRRHVPDLESGSESTAETIPVNQTQVNLSSNTESTDLPSSTPAASSGTKPKASAIPGISEKEKAEIEAKEACDWLRATGFPQYAQLYEDLLFPIDISLVKREHDFLDRDAIEALCRRLNTLNKCAVMKLEISPHRKRSDDSDEDEPCAISGKWTFQRDSKRWSRLEEFDVFSPKEDPIPGSPDDSHLKDVASPGDMLMDLVECQEVSSFRSLSSTSSLPSHVPPSEDTMTPRTNSVTSVCSSSNFAGHDDSFCSLPSPKELSSFSFSMKGHEKSTKSKTRSLLKRMESLKLKGSHHSKHKAPAKLGLVISGPILHEGVDEDKLKQLNCVEISALNGNRINVPMVRKRSVSNSTQTSSSSSQSETSSAVSTPSPVTRTRSLSACNKRVGMYLEGFDPFNQSTFNNVMEQNFKNRESYPEDTVFYIPEDHKPGTFPKALSNGSFSPSGNNSSVNWRTGSFHGSGHISLRRENSGDSPKELKRRNSSSSVSSRLSIYDNVPGSILYSSSGDLADLENEDIFPELDDILYHVKGMQRIVNQWSEKFSDEGDSDSALDSVSPCPSSPKQIHLDVDNDRTTPSDLDSTGNSLNEPEEPSDIPERRDSGVGASLTRSTRHRLRWHSFQSSHRPSLNSVSLQINCQSVAQMNLLQKYSLLKLTALLEKYTPSNKHGFSWAVPKFMKRIKVPDYKDRHVFGVPLTVNVQRTGQPLPQSILQAMRYLRNHCLDQVGLFRKSGVKSRIQALRQMNEGALDCVNYEGQSAYDVADMLKQYFRDLPEPLMTNKLSETFLQIYQYVPKDQRLQAIKAAVMLLPDDNREVLQTLLYFLSDVTAAVKENQMTPTNLAVCLAPSLFHLNTLKRENSSPRVMQRKQSLGKPDQKDLNENLAATQGLAHMIAECKKLFQVPDEMSRCRNSYTEQELKPLTLEALGRLSNHESTDYQHFLQDCVDGLFKEVKEKFKGWVSYSTSEQAELSYKKLSEGPPLRLWRSTIDVPASPEEILKRLLKEQHLWDADLLDSKVIEILDSQTEIYQYVQNSMAPHPARDYVVLRTWRTNLPKGACALLLTSVDHDRAPVVGVRVNVLLSRYLIEPCGPGKSKLTYMCRADLRGHMPEWYTKSFGHLCAAEVVKIRDSFTNQNTETKDTKSR